In Gossypium arboreum isolate Shixiya-1 chromosome 6, ASM2569848v2, whole genome shotgun sequence, the following are encoded in one genomic region:
- the LOC108486749 gene encoding SAC3 family protein C isoform X1 translates to MDDSTRRLQQRRNQPSFSSSSSTGPTRFRSQNFSTNPTKTTQSSNFVPRSNSTTATTPNNTRNPGHIRNRKSETYAGINQQQEEQEAREDVGSIIGTCPFMCPDGERAQRERLRDLAVFERLHGDPRKTSPSLAVKKFCRTISVKHVQASDVRPLAVLEDTLNYLLNLLDSSEHPFEVVHDFIFDRTRSIRQDLSMQHIVNDRAICMYEKMVKFHVISHQRLRNCTSSSISSLQYLNMEQLTKALASLYVLYEANRNNNFVYENEANRNNNFVYENEAQFHSFYVLLHLDSKNQQMQESLSYWFRNVPSPVMKSKEMHFARQVLRFYRMGNYKRFLCTVSTESSYLQYCIIEPHVNEVRALAISYINNCCYKLHPYPLEQLSKLLMMKELDVESLCHACGLEISSDDGENKSLPMKQTTFSIPKGSLQSYELVGLQQ, encoded by the exons ATGGACGACAGCACCCGCCGCCTTCAACAACGTCGAAACCAGCcctccttttcttcttcttcctcgaCCGGCCCAACACGTTTCCGGTCTCAAAATTTCTCTACAAATCCAACCAAAACCACCCAATCCTCAAACTTCGTTCCACGCTCCAATTCTACCACTGCAACTACCCCTAACAATACTAGAAATCCCGGCCATATCCGTAACCGGAAATCCGAAACATATGCTGGGATTAATCAACAGCAAGAAGAACAAGAAGCAAGAGAAGACGTTGGTTCTATAATTGGAACTTGCCCTTTCATGTGCCCTg ATGGGGAGAGGGCTCAGCGGGAACGCCTACGAGATTTAGCTGTTTTCGAAAGGTTACATGGAGATCCTAGGAAAACATCTCCATCTTTAGCTGTCAAAAAG TTTTGCAGAACCATATCAGTAAAGCATGTCCAAGCATCGGATGTGCGCCCTCTTGCAGTATTAGAAGATACATTAAACTACCTTTTAAACCTGCTGGACTCGAGTGAACATCCTTTCGAAGTGGTTCATGACTTCATTTTCGATAGGACTCGATCAATAAGGCAGGATCTTAGCATGCAGCATATTGTCAATGATAGAGCAATTTGCATGTACGAGAAAATG GTAAAATTTCATGTAATCTCTCACCAAAGGCTCAGAAACTGTACCAGTTCGAGTATTTCGTCATTGCAATATCTAAACATGGAGCAGCTTACAAAGGCTTTGGCATCTCTGTATGTTTTGTATGAAGCTAATCGCAACAACAACTTTGTTTACGAGAATGAAGCTAATCGCAACAACAACTTTGTTTACGAGAATGAAGCGCAGTTTCATTCATTTTACGTGCTTCTTCACCTCGATTCAAAGAACCAACAAATG CAGGAGTCGTTGTCATATTGGTTTCGCAATGTACCTTCTCCCGTAATGAAGTCTAAAGAAATGCATTTTGCCCGGCAAGTTCTAAG ATTTTATCGAATGGGAAATTATAAGCGTTTTCTCTGTACCGTATCGACTGAGTCATCATATTTACAGTACTGTATTATAGAGCCTCATGTGAACGAG GTTCGAGCACTGGCAATTTCCTATATAAATAATTGTTGCTACAAGCTTCATCCTTATCCTTTGGAACAATTGTCCAAACTTTTGATGATGAAG GAATTGGATGTGGAATCCCTTTGCCATGCATGTGGCCTCGAGATTTCATCAGACGATGGCGAAAATAAGTCATTACCGATGAAGCAAACAACATTCTCAATCCCAAAAGGAAGTTTGCAGAGCTACGAACTTGTGGGATTACAACAATAA
- the LOC108486749 gene encoding SAC3 family protein C isoform X2, which yields MDDSTRRLQQRRNQPSFSSSSSTGPTRFRSQNFSTNPTKTTQSSNFVPRSNSTTATTPNNTRNPGHIRNRKSETYAGINQQQEEQEAREDVGSIIGTCPFMCPDGERAQRERLRDLAVFERLHGDPRKTSPSLAVKKFCRTISVKHVQASDVRPLAVLEDTLNYLLNLLDSSEHPFEVVHDFIFDRTRSIRQDLSMQHIVNDRAICMYEKMVKFHVISHQRLRNCTSSSISSLQYLNMEQLTKALASLYVLYEANRNNNFVYENEANRNNNFVYENEAQFHSFYVLLHLDSKNQQMESLSYWFRNVPSPVMKSKEMHFARQVLRFYRMGNYKRFLCTVSTESSYLQYCIIEPHVNEVRALAISYINNCCYKLHPYPLEQLSKLLMMKELDVESLCHACGLEISSDDGENKSLPMKQTTFSIPKGSLQSYELVGLQQ from the exons ATGGACGACAGCACCCGCCGCCTTCAACAACGTCGAAACCAGCcctccttttcttcttcttcctcgaCCGGCCCAACACGTTTCCGGTCTCAAAATTTCTCTACAAATCCAACCAAAACCACCCAATCCTCAAACTTCGTTCCACGCTCCAATTCTACCACTGCAACTACCCCTAACAATACTAGAAATCCCGGCCATATCCGTAACCGGAAATCCGAAACATATGCTGGGATTAATCAACAGCAAGAAGAACAAGAAGCAAGAGAAGACGTTGGTTCTATAATTGGAACTTGCCCTTTCATGTGCCCTg ATGGGGAGAGGGCTCAGCGGGAACGCCTACGAGATTTAGCTGTTTTCGAAAGGTTACATGGAGATCCTAGGAAAACATCTCCATCTTTAGCTGTCAAAAAG TTTTGCAGAACCATATCAGTAAAGCATGTCCAAGCATCGGATGTGCGCCCTCTTGCAGTATTAGAAGATACATTAAACTACCTTTTAAACCTGCTGGACTCGAGTGAACATCCTTTCGAAGTGGTTCATGACTTCATTTTCGATAGGACTCGATCAATAAGGCAGGATCTTAGCATGCAGCATATTGTCAATGATAGAGCAATTTGCATGTACGAGAAAATG GTAAAATTTCATGTAATCTCTCACCAAAGGCTCAGAAACTGTACCAGTTCGAGTATTTCGTCATTGCAATATCTAAACATGGAGCAGCTTACAAAGGCTTTGGCATCTCTGTATGTTTTGTATGAAGCTAATCGCAACAACAACTTTGTTTACGAGAATGAAGCTAATCGCAACAACAACTTTGTTTACGAGAATGAAGCGCAGTTTCATTCATTTTACGTGCTTCTTCACCTCGATTCAAAGAACCAACAAATG GAGTCGTTGTCATATTGGTTTCGCAATGTACCTTCTCCCGTAATGAAGTCTAAAGAAATGCATTTTGCCCGGCAAGTTCTAAG ATTTTATCGAATGGGAAATTATAAGCGTTTTCTCTGTACCGTATCGACTGAGTCATCATATTTACAGTACTGTATTATAGAGCCTCATGTGAACGAG GTTCGAGCACTGGCAATTTCCTATATAAATAATTGTTGCTACAAGCTTCATCCTTATCCTTTGGAACAATTGTCCAAACTTTTGATGATGAAG GAATTGGATGTGGAATCCCTTTGCCATGCATGTGGCCTCGAGATTTCATCAGACGATGGCGAAAATAAGTCATTACCGATGAAGCAAACAACATTCTCAATCCCAAAAGGAAGTTTGCAGAGCTACGAACTTGTGGGATTACAACAATAA